In a single window of the Lynx canadensis isolate LIC74 chromosome E2, mLynCan4.pri.v2, whole genome shotgun sequence genome:
- the CENPBD1 gene encoding CENPB DNA-binding domain-containing protein 1: protein MPGKRSLNASAIPSAKRERKAITLDIKLEVLRRFEVGEKLSQIAKALGLAVSTVATIRDNKEKIKANSQIATPLRASRLTRHRSAVMETMERLLHVWLEDQSQRNVPLSVTVIQEKAKSLFDDLQRERGASSQTEKFTASKGWFVRFKERHCLPHFKINSTAPGNKDTYPEALRSIIEEGEYTPQQVFNVDETGLYWKRMPEGTFISVEEKAEPGFKSSRDRLMLLLGGNAAGDFKLKPLLVYHLENPKALKGYSKPNLPVIWRSNKKAWATRSIFQEWFTYFFCPAVERYCAQNNLTHKALLILDNAPCHPVNLSDLSDNVRVEYLHDSTADSIQPMGQGIASAFKAHYVRRTFEHILEATDGEDTAMIREFWRNYSIMDAVDNIALAWEALRPATMNSVWKKIWPECVRFQSVSQTDNIAQLQQNIVTLAKNVAFEEVVEADVDQLLRSHEEDLSNTELMQLEQEPAEEESEDAPPALRQLTTGRLSAAFSHFEAGLQVLTSDGSNDDWKLKVSGAINDAINCYRELYNEKKRRSKQLS from the coding sequence ATGCCTGGGAAAAGGTCCCTAAATGCATCGGCCATCCCAAGTGCCAAAAGGGAACGGAAAGCAATTACCCTCGACATAAAATTGGAAGTGTTGAGACGATTTGAAGTTGGTGAAAAGCTCAGCCAAATTGCGAAGGCCTTGGGCCTTGCTGTTTCTACAGTGGCTACAATCCGAGATAATAAGGAAAAAATCAAAGCGAATTCGCAAATAGCTACTCCTTTGAGAGCCTCCCGGTTGACTCGGCATCGAAGTGCAGTCATGGAGACCATGGAGCGCCTGCTGCATGTGTGGCTTGAAGACCAGAGCCAGCGAAATGTGCCCCTGAGTGTCACAGTTATTCAGGAGAAGGCTAAGAGTTTGTTTGATGACCTACAGCGTGAAAGAGGTGCAAGCTCTCAAACAGAAAAGTTTACTGCAAGTAAAGGGTGGTTTGTGAGATTCAAGGAGCGCCACTGTTTGCCCCACTTCAAGATAAACAGCACGGCTCCTGGAAACAAGGACACATATCCAGAAGCGCTAAGAAGCATCATTGAAGAAGGTGAGTATACCCCCCAGCAGGTTTTTAACGTAGATGAGACGGGGCTTTATTGGAAGAGAATGCCTGAAGGAACGTTTATTTCTGTGGAAGAGAAAGCTGAGCCAGGCTTTAAATCATCCAGAGATCGCTTGATGCTGCTTCTTGGTGGCAATGCAGCTGgggactttaagttgaagccccTATTGGTGTACCACTTGGAAAACCCCAAGGCTCTGAAAGGATACTCCAAGCCCAATTTGCCTGTAATTTGGCGCTCAAACAAAAAGGCCTGGGCGACCAGGAGCATCTTTCAGGAATGGTTCACATACTTTTTTTGCCCAGCCGTTGAAAGATACTGTGCCCAGAATAATCTCACCCACAAAGCGTTGCTCATCCTAGACAATGCCCCATGCCACCCAGTAAATTTGAGTGATCTGTCTGATAATGTAAGAGTGGAATATCTTCATGACAGTACAGCTGACTCCATCCAGCCCATGGGTCAAGGCATAGCCTCCGCCTTCAAAGCTCATTACGTGAGAAGAACTTTTGAGCACATCCTAGAAGCAACAGATGGGGAGGATACAGCCATGATCAGGGAGTTCTGGAGAAACTACAGCATCATGGATGCTGTAGACAACATTGCACTAGCTTGGGAGGCGCTGAGACCGGCAACAATGAACAGCGTGTGGAAGAAGATCTGGCCTGAGTGTGTTCGGTTCCAGAGCGTTTCCCAAACAGATAACATTGCACAACTTCAACAAAACATTGTGACCCTTGCCAAGAATGTGGCTTTCGAAGAGGTTGTAGAAGCCGACGTGGACCAGTTGCTGAGGTCCCACGAGGAGGATCTCTCGAACACGGAACTGATGCAGCTAGAGCAGGAGCCTGCAGAAGAGGAGAGTGAAGATGCCCCACCTGCCCTGCGTCAGCTAACCACAGGAAGACTCTCAGCAGCCTTCTCACATTTCGAGGCAGGCCTACAGGTCCTTACAAGTGACGGCTCTAATGATGATTGGAAACTGAAAGTTTCGGGAGCAATCAATGATGCGATCAACTGCTACAGGGAATTGTACAATGAGAAAAAGCGGCGCTCAAAGCAACTATCTTAG